TCCTGCATCCGCAGAGCCGCATAGCAAGCGCGGACGGCGTGATCCTCGTGCGCCAACGGCGCCCCGAACAGCGCCATGATGCCATCACCCATCACTTGATTGACGGTGCCCTCGTAGCGGTGGACGGCTTCCATCATCCGCTCCAGCACCGGGTCCAGGAGCCTCCGGGCCTCCTCCGGGTCCCGGTCGGCGAGCAGCTGCATTGAGCCCTTCAGGTCGGCGAAGAGGACGGTGACCTTGCTTGCGCTCGCCTTCCAGGGCCCCTTGGACGTGAGGATCTTCTCGGCGAGGTGCTTCGGAGTGTAGGAGTCGGGCGAGGCGAACGTCTTAGAGGGCGCTTCCGTTAGGGGCGCTCCACAGTCACCGCAGAACTTCTTCCCCGGAGGGTTAGCGACTCCGCAGTTCGGGCAGGCCGACATCAGCCGGGCCCCCGCACTCGCCACAAAATGTCTGCCCTGTGGGGTTGTCGTGTTTGCACCGGGGGCATCTCATCACAAGGCCTGCAGTTCCCGCTCCGCCTGCTCCAGCCAGAACCGCATGTCCATCTCGCGGTACATTGTCGTCGCCGCGGTCAGGTGCTCCCTGGCCTGGTCGCGCTTGCCACTGCGCGGGTAGAGCTTGCCGAGGCCGAGGTGACAGCGGGCCGCCAGTGGCCGCATCTCAAGATCTCGTGATAGCGCGGCGGCGGCAAGCCAGTGTTTCTCGGCGCGACCATAGTCGGGGGGCCGGAGCCCCATGGATGCCTCTGCAAGCGTTCCGTGCGCATAGGCGAGATAACCGCGCTCGCCGTTCTTCTCGGCCAATTCGAGCGCCCGGCTCGCCAGCAACGCCGCCTCGACGGCGTTTCCCGCGAGCAGGTGGCCCTGGGCCAGCGAGAGCCGCCGCGTGGACTGGGTGGTGGTGCCGCGCATGGTCACGTGAAGATCGAGCGCCTCTTGCAGGAGGGGGAACGCCTCGACGGTCCGTCCGGCGAGCGCGTAGGCCAGTCCCAGGGAGTCCGTGAGGAACGGCAAGACCAGTCGCATATTCCAGAGCCGGGCGAGCTCGAGGCCGCGCTCCAGTAGGGGTACCGCCCGCTCGAGATCTCCTCGGCGCAGGTGGGCTCGCCCCAGGCCCATGTGCGCCGAGACGAGGCTCGAGGCATGGTTGGAGCCCTCGGCGATCCGCAGGGCCTCGTTTGCATGTTCGATCGCCTCGTTGAAGAGGCCCAGCTCGACCAGACCCACCGCCAGCCATGTCCGCGAGTGGACGGACACGAGGTACGGAAGGCCAAACTGCTCGTTGAGCATCTCGGGGCCAAGCGTGGCCACGTTCCTCCGGAAATGCGCAGTCGCGCGACCATACTGTCCGGTGTCGTAGTACACGTGGCCCAGGTAAATGTTGGTGGCCAGCAGGATGCCCAGATCGCCCTCAACCTCCGCGGCGGCCAGTCCGCGTCGGCCTGCCTCGAGCGCCTGTTCGTAATCGCCGACCTGACGGAAGTAGTCGGTCAGGTACGCGCAGACCCGGCCGAGTCGGCGGCGATCTCCCAGGGCCGCGGCGAGGCGCTCTGCGGCCCGGAGCCGCTCGAGCATTCGACTGAACTCACCGAGCAGTAGGAGTGCGCTGCGGGTATCGAGATGGAGGTCGACGGCGAGCGCCCGGGCGTCATCCGTCTGCGGCAGCCGCTCGAGCGCGCCGATGGCCTGTTCGAGCCAGTGCACGGCCTCCCGATGTGACGAGGCGGCGATAGCCTTCACGCCGGCCTGCCGAGAGTACGTGACCGCCTTCCCCCACGCTTCGCCACGAAACGCGTGGTGAGCCAGCCGTTCGACGTGCTCGGGCAGCCGATCGGGATAGAGCCGCTCGATGGCGTCAAGGATCTGGCCATGGAGAGTGCGCCGTCGGTCCTGGAGCAGACTGCCATAGGTCACATCGTGGGTCAGGGCGTGCGTGAAGGTGTACTCGAGGTCCGGGAAGATGCCCACCTCGTACAGGAACTCGCCGCCCTGCAGGCGCGCAATCGCGGCGTGTAGCTCATCGTCGGCGTGCTCGGCAATCGCCTGGAGCAGCGCGAACGGGACGTCCTTCCCGACTACCGACGCCATTTGCAGGATTGCTTTATCCCGCGGCGGCAGCCGGTCGATGCGGGCGGCCAGAACCGCCTGCACCGTCGGCGGGATCTCGATGGTCGGGAGCGGCCGCGCCAGACGGTAGGCGCCGCGCTCGCCGAGCAGACACCCTGTTTCGACGACCGCCCGCACGCTCTCCTCCAGGAAAAACGGGTTGCCTTCCGCCCGTGCGATCAATGCGCGCTTGAGCGGATCGAGGCTGGCGTCGGGCCCGAGCAGCGCGCCAAGGAGCTGCTCGGCGGTCTCAGGCGGCAAGGGGTCCAGCCGGAGCTGCGTGTAGCAGGTGCGGCTGCCCCACTGATGCTGGTACTCAGGCCGGTAGGTCACGAGCAACAGCACCCGGGCGGCCGGCAGGCTGTCAACGAGACCATCGAGCAGCGCCTGAGTCTCGGAGTCGATCCAGTGAAGGTCTTCGAAAACCAGTAGCAGCGTCTGGATCTGGCTCTGCCGCAGCAGTAGCCGCTTCACGGCATCGAGGGTTTGCCGGCGGCGCTGGGACGGATCGAGGGCCTGCCAGCCCGGCTCCTCGACGGGGACGTCGAGCAGGGCGAGGAAGGCGGGCAGCGTCTCCCAAAGGGTGTGATCAAGGCTGAGGAGCTTCCCGGTGACCTTCTCGCGGATCTTCCTGACGTTGTCGCGATCCTCGATCTGGAAGTACGCTCTGAGTAGGACGGTGACCGGAAGGTAGGGGGTGGCCTTGCCGTAGGGCACCGAGCTGGACTCGAGCACGAGCCAGTCCTTGGTCCGGTGGGGGTGGGTGAACTCCCAGATGATCCGGGACTTGCCGACTCCCGGCTCGCCGACCAGCCCGACTACCTGGCCGTGACCGGCGTGCGCCCGCTCGAGGCCCTGCCGGACGGCGGCGACCTCGA
Above is a genomic segment from Candidatus Methylomirabilota bacterium containing:
- a CDS encoding adenylate/guanylate cyclase domain-containing protein; its protein translation is MRCSRCQAENGEGLRFCEDCGARLATTCPSCGAEVTPGKRFCGSCGAALTASQPEGRFTSPQPYIPKHLVEKILTSRSALEGERKQVTVLFADIKGSMELLADRDPEEARKLLDPVLELMMGAVHRYEGTVNQVMGDGIMALFGAPLAHEDHAVRACYAALRMQETVKRYAEGVQRTAGVPISIRVGVNSGEVVVRSIGSDLRMDYTAVGQTTHLAGRMEQMAMPGSIMMTAGTLALAEGYVGVKPLGPVTVKGVVEPIEVFELTGAELARTRLQAAAARGLTRFVGRDVEVAAVRQGLERAHAGHGQVVGLVGEPGVGKSRIIWEFTHPHRTKDWLVLESSSVPYGKATPYLPVTVLLRAYFQIEDRDNVRKIREKVTGKLLSLDHTLWETLPAFLALLDVPVEEPGWQALDPSQRRRQTLDAVKRLLLRQSQIQTLLLVFEDLHWIDSETQALLDGLVDSLPAARVLLLVTYRPEYQHQWGSRTCYTQLRLDPLPPETAEQLLGALLGPDASLDPLKRALIARAEGNPFFLEESVRAVVETGCLLGERGAYRLARPLPTIEIPPTVQAVLAARIDRLPPRDKAILQMASVVGKDVPFALLQAIAEHADDELHAAIARLQGGEFLYEVGIFPDLEYTFTHALTHDVTYGSLLQDRRRTLHGQILDAIERLYPDRLPEHVERLAHHAFRGEAWGKAVTYSRQAGVKAIAASSHREAVHWLEQAIGALERLPQTDDARALAVDLHLDTRSALLLLGEFSRMLERLRAAERLAAALGDRRRLGRVCAYLTDYFRQVGDYEQALEAGRRGLAAAEVEGDLGILLATNIYLGHVYYDTGQYGRATAHFRRNVATLGPEMLNEQFGLPYLVSVHSRTWLAVGLVELGLFNEAIEHANEALRIAEGSNHASSLVSAHMGLGRAHLRRGDLERAVPLLERGLELARLWNMRLVLPFLTDSLGLAYALAGRTVEAFPLLQEALDLHVTMRGTTTQSTRRLSLAQGHLLAGNAVEAALLASRALELAEKNGERGYLAYAHGTLAEASMGLRPPDYGRAEKHWLAAAALSRDLEMRPLAARCHLGLGKLYPRSGKRDQAREHLTAATTMYREMDMRFWLEQAERELQAL